From the Gramella sp. Hel_I_59 genome, one window contains:
- a CDS encoding uracil-DNA glycosylase family protein yields the protein MEDLLSTIRDCRVCEEHLPLGPRPIIEATPKSKIILISQAPGRVVHESGVAWKDQSGKKLREWLGVDDDTFYDHDNFAILPMGFCYPGKAKTGDLPPRKECAPLWHEEVLQYLKNVKLKILIGAYASNYYLGKKNNLTAKVHDYEQYLPEYWPLPHPSPVNRFWRMKNPEFESVIVPSLQQKIRSIIGE from the coding sequence TTGGAAGACTTATTATCCACCATAAGAGACTGCAGGGTTTGTGAAGAACATTTACCACTTGGGCCAAGACCTATTATTGAAGCAACACCAAAATCCAAAATCATCCTTATCAGCCAGGCGCCAGGAAGAGTGGTGCACGAATCTGGTGTAGCCTGGAAAGATCAAAGTGGTAAAAAGTTAAGGGAATGGCTGGGAGTTGATGATGATACTTTTTACGATCACGACAATTTCGCTATTCTACCCATGGGTTTCTGTTATCCCGGGAAAGCAAAGACCGGCGATCTACCGCCCAGGAAAGAATGCGCTCCTTTATGGCATGAGGAGGTGCTTCAATATTTAAAAAATGTGAAGCTGAAGATCCTTATTGGTGCGTATGCTTCCAATTATTACCTCGGAAAAAAGAATAATCTTACGGCTAAAGTTCATGATTATGAGCAATACCTTCCAGAGTACTGGCCGTTGCCGCATCCTTCCCCGGTAAACCGATTCTGGAGAATGAAAAATCCGGAATTTGAGTCGGTTATAGTTCCCTCACTTCAGCAAAAGATCCGGTCAATAATAGGGGAATAA
- the rsmI gene encoding 16S rRNA (cytidine(1402)-2'-O)-methyltransferase: MGKLYLVPTPIGNLEDITLRAIRILKEVDLILAEDTRNSGKLLKYLEVQTPMQSHHMHNEHKTVDHIVSRIKAGETIALISDAGTPAISDPGFLLTRACVEAGIEVDCLPGATAFVPALVNSGLPNDKFVFEGFLPVKKGRQTRLKILAEETRTMIFYESPHKLLKTLGHFQEYFGEDRRLSVSREITKMHEETVRGSIPEVHEHYTANPPKGELVVVVAGKA, from the coding sequence ATGGGTAAACTGTACCTGGTTCCCACGCCAATTGGGAATCTCGAGGATATCACTTTGAGAGCAATCCGTATTCTCAAGGAAGTTGATCTTATTCTGGCTGAAGATACCCGAAATAGTGGTAAACTACTGAAGTACCTGGAAGTTCAAACTCCCATGCAGAGTCACCACATGCATAATGAGCATAAAACAGTGGATCATATTGTTTCCAGAATTAAAGCCGGCGAGACCATTGCACTTATTAGTGATGCGGGAACTCCTGCAATTTCAGATCCTGGATTCTTATTAACCCGGGCCTGTGTGGAAGCTGGTATTGAAGTGGATTGCCTTCCCGGGGCTACGGCCTTTGTTCCGGCGCTGGTCAATAGCGGACTTCCAAATGATAAATTTGTATTTGAAGGATTTCTTCCGGTGAAAAAAGGAAGACAAACCAGACTTAAAATTCTTGCTGAAGAAACCCGCACGATGATTTTTTACGAATCACCACATAAACTACTTAAGACATTAGGCCACTTTCAGGAATATTTTGGTGAAGATCGTCGTCTTTCCGTCTCCCGTGAAATCACTAAAATGCATGAAGAAACCGTTCGTGGAAGTATACCTGAAGTTCATGAACATTATACCGCAAATCCGCCAAAAGGAGAGTTGGTGGTTGTAGTTGCAGGAAAAGCCTGA